In the Malaclemys terrapin pileata isolate rMalTer1 chromosome 12, rMalTer1.hap1, whole genome shotgun sequence genome, one interval contains:
- the ARFGEF2 gene encoding brefeldin A-inhibited guanine nucleotide-exchange protein 2 isoform X2 has product MQPPAREQDTRTKSMFVSRALEKILAEKEAKRPPYSQLRRACQVALDEIKADLEKQRQGTVSPPKANFIEADKYFLPFELACQSKSPRIISTSLDCLQKLIAYGHITGNAPDSGAPGKRLIDRIVETVCNCFQGPQTDEGVQLQIIKALLTAVTSPYIEIHEGTILQTVRTCYNIYLASKNLINQTTAKATLTQMLNVIFTRMENQADMAGSPKINLLRHGQQEGKPSTPEKTDLTNGEPERTENADQKPERDRTPSVSEETTDGGKEMVTAILEDVVVSAVKVAEEKYVAAETATAPSELEAVDLAPAGGINENVQTNGIPDDRQSVSSTDNLETDVPGYQSAAKFSHILQKDAFLVFRSLCKLSMKPLGDGPPDPKSHELRSKIVSLQLLLSVLQNAGGVFRTHEMFINAIKQYLCVALSKNGVSSVPDVFELSLAIFLTLLSNFKTHLKMQIEVFFKEIFLNILETSSSSFEHKWMVIQTLTRICADAQCVVDIYVNYDCDLNAANIFERLVNDLSKIAQGRSGHELGMTPLQELSLRKKGLECLVSILKCMVEWSKDLYVNPNHQASLGPDRPSDQEMGEGKCLETGRRRSSVSSLDSTVSSGIGSIGIQTAVPDDPEQFEVIKQQKEIIEHGIELFNKKSKRGIQYLQEQGMLGTTTEDIAQFLHQEERLCFTQVGEFLGESSRFNKEVMYAYVDQLDFCGKDFVSALRIFLEGFRLPGEAQKIDRLMEKFAARYIECNQRQTLFASADTAYVLAYSIIMLTTDLHSPQVKNKMTKEQYIKMNRGINDSKDLPEEYLSTIYEEIEGKKIAMKETKEYAITTKSTKPNVANEKQRRLLYNLEMEQMAKTAKALMEAVSHAKAPFTSATHLDHVRPMFKLVWTPLLAAYSVGLQNCDDTEVASLCLEGIRCAIRIACIFGMQLERDAYVQALARFSLLTASSSITEMKQKNIDTIKTLITVAHTDGNYLGNSWHEILKCISQLELAQLIGTGVKTRYLSGSGREREGSIKSYTSGGEEFMGLGLGNLVGGGVDKRHMASIQESVGETSSQSVVVAVDRIFTGSTRLDGNAIVDFVRWLCAVSMDELASPHHPRMFSLQKIVEISYYNMNRIRLQWSRIWQVIGDHFNKVGCNPNEDVAIFAVDSLRQLSMKFLEKGELANFRFQKDFLRPFEHIMKKNRSPTIRDMVIRCIAQMVNSQAGNIRSGWKNIFAVFHQAASDHDGNIVELAFQTTGHIVTNIFQQHFPAAIDSFQDAVKCLSEFACNAAFPDTSMEAIRLIRYCAKYVSERPQVLREYTSDDMNVAPGDRVWVRGWFPILFELSCIINRCKLDVRTRGLTVMFEIMKSYGHTFEKHWWQDLFRIVFRIFDNMKLPELQTEKSEWMTTTCNHALYAICDVFTQFYEALNEILLPDIFAQLHWCVKQDNEQLARSGTNCLENLVILNGQKFSPEVWDQTCNCMLEIFKTTIPHALLTWRPAGMDDDSSEKHLDVDLDRQSLSSIDKNASERGQSQFSNPTDDSWKGGPYANQKLFAGLLIKCVVQLELIQTIDNIVFYPATSKKEDAEHMAAAQRDTLDADIHIDTEEQGMYKYITSQHLFKLLDCLQESHSFSKAFNSNYEQRTVLWRAGFKGKSKPNLLKQETSSLACCLRILFRMYVDESRRDSWDAIQQRLLNVCSEALAYFITVNSESHREAWTNLLLLLLTKTLKISDEKFKAHASTYYPYLCEIMQFDLIPELRAVLRKFFLRIGVVFKIWIPQEPLRTTGTRSPSW; this is encoded by the exons aTGAAATAAAAGCAGATCTAGAAAAACAAAG GCAAGGCACTGTCTCTCCACCAAAAGCAAACTTCATCGAAGCAGATAAGTATTTCCTTCCATTTGAGCTGGCCTGCCAATCAAAGTCCCCCCGCATCATCAGTACCTCACTAGACTGCTTGCAG AAACTCATTGCATATGGACATATCACTGGCAATGCTCCAGATAGTGGAGCTCCTGGAAAGCGCCTGATTGACCGGATAGTTGAGACCGTTTGCAATTGCTTTCAGGGTCCTCAAACAGATGAGGGAGTGCAGTTACAAATAATTAAG gctCTTCTTACTGCTGTGACATCTCCATATATAGAAATTCATGAAGGAACCATCCTTCAGACTGTTAGAACCTGTTATAACATCTATCTAGCCAGTAAAAATCTCATTAATCAGACTACTGCCAAGGCTACCCTCACTCAGATGCTGAATGTTATTTTCACCCGGATGGAGAATCAAGCT GATATGGCAGGATCTCCGAAGATTAATCTACTGCGTCACGGCCAACAGGAAGGAAAACCGTCAACCCCTGAAAAAACAGATTTAACAAATGGCGAGCCTGAGAGAACCGAAAATGCAGACCAAAAGCCAGAAAGAGATCGGACTCCTTCAGTCTCTG AGGAAACCACTGATGGAGGCAAGGAAATGGTTACAGCCATCCTGGAGGATGTGGTCGTATCCGCTGTTAAAG tggcTGAAGAAAAGTATGTTGCAGCTGAAACAGCTACTGCCCCATCTGAATTAGAAGCAGTGGATCTTGCCCCTGCTGGTGGTATTAATGAAAATGTACAAACGAATGGAATTCCAGATGACAGACAGTCTGTCTCCTCCACGGATAATCtg GAAACAGATGTACCTGGATATCAGTCAGCTGCCAAATTCTCCCATATCCTGCAGAAAGATGCCTTCCTTGTGTTCCGGTCACTGTGCAAGCTTTCGATGAAACCACTTGGTGATGGACCACCAGATCCCAA ATCCCATGAGTTGCGTTCTAAGATAGTGTCCCTCCAGCTGCTTCTCTCCGTATTGCAGAATGCTGGTGGAGTATTCAGGACACATGAAATGTTCATCAATGCAATCAAGCAATATCTTTGTGTAGCATTATCTAAAAACGGGGTCTCTTCTGTTCCTGATGTCTTTGAGCTATCTCTTGCCATCTTTCTCACACTGCTTTCAAACTTTAAGACccatttaaaaatgcagattGAG GTGTTTTTCAAAGAGATCTTCTTGAATATTTTGGAGACCTCCTCAAGTTCTTTTGAGCACAAATGGATGGTGATTCAGACCTTGACTAGAATTTGTGCAG aTGCTCAGTGTGTGGTGGATATTTATGTTAACTACGACTGTGATTTAAATGCTGCTAATATTTTTGAACGCCTTGTAAATGACTTGTCTAAAATCGCTCAGGGACGGAGTGGACATGAGTTGGGAATGACACCTCTGCAG GAGCTCAGCCTGCGGAAAAAAGGTCTTGAATGTTTGGTTTCTATTTTAAAGTGCATGGTCGAATGGAGCAAAGACCTGTATGTGAACCCTAACCATCAGGCCAGTCTTG GTCCAGATAGGCCTTCAGATCAGGAAATGGGTGAAGGTAAATGTTTGGAAACTGGAAGAAGACGGAGTAGTGTGAGTTCCTTGGATTCGACGGTGTCCTCAGGAATTGGAAGCATTGGCATCCAGACTGCTGTCCCTGATGATCCTGAGCAATTTGAGGTCATCAAGCAACAAAAAGAGATAATTGAACATGGGATAGAATT atttaacaaaaagtcaaaaagagGAATACAGTATCTTCAAGAACAGGGCATGCTTGGCACTACAACAGAAGACATTGCCCAGTTTCTGCACCAAGAAGAACGTCTGTGTTTT ACCCAAGTTGGAGAATTTCTGGGAGAGAGCAGTAGGTTTAACAAGGAGGTGATGTATGCCTACGTAGACCAGCTTGATTTCTGCGGGAAAGACTTTGTCTCTGCTCTACGTATATTTCTGGAAGGCTTTCGGTTGCCAGGCGAAGCCCAGAAGATTGATAGATTAATGGAGAAGTTTGCGGCTAGATACATCGAATGCAACCAAAG GCAAACCCTATTTGCTAGTGCTGACACTGCCTATGTTTTAGCATATTCTATTATAATGCTGACTACAGACTTGCACAGTCCCCAG GTAAAGAATAAAATGACAAAAGAGCAATATATTAAAATGAATCGAGGAATCAATGACAGTAAAGACCTGCCAGAAGAGTATCTGTCCACTATCTATGAAGaaatagaagggaaaaaaattgcaATGAAAGAGACAAAAGAATATGCAATTACAACTAAATCTACTAAGCCAA ATGTAGCCAATGAGAAGCAGCGGCGGTTATTGTACAACCTGGAGATGGAGCAAATGGCTAAAACAGCTAAAGCCCTCATGGAGGCAGTAAGCCATGCAAAGGCTCCTTTTACTAGTGCCACTCACCTGGATCACGTCAGACCCATGTTCAAA CTTGTATGGACTCCATTGTTGGCAGCTTACAGCGTTGGCCTTCAGAACTGCGATGACACTGAAGTTGCATCTCTGTGTTTGGAAGGAATTCGATGTGCAATCCGAATAGCCTGCATTTTTGGAATGCAG CTTGAACGAGATGCCTATGTGCAAGCCCTTGCTCGCTTCTCACTGTTGACTGCCAGCTCTAGCATCACagaaatgaaacagaaaaacaTAGACACCATTAAGACACTTATTACCGTGGCCCATACAGATGGCAACTATCTTGGGAATTCCTGGCATGAG ATCTTGAAATGCATCAGCCAGCTGGAACTAGCACAGCTTATAGGTACTGGGGTTAAAACTCGATACTTATCTGGCTCTGGGCGTGAAAGGGAAGGCAGCATTAAAAGCTATACATCTGGAGGAGAAGAATTCATGGGCCTGGGACTAG GTAACCTAGTTGGTGGTGGAGTTGATAAAAGGCATATGGCCAGCATTCAGGAGTCTGTGGGCGAGACCAGTTCGCAAAGTGTGGTGGTGGCAGTGGACAG AATATTTACAGGATCAACCCGGTTGGACGGAAATGCAATAG TTGATTTTGTCCGATGGCTGTGCGCCGTTTCCATGGACGAGCTGGCTTCCCCACACCATCCTCGCATGTTCAGCCTGCAGAAGATAGTAGAGATCTCGTATTACAATATGAATCGAATTAGACTGCAATGGTCAAGGATATGGCAAGTGATTGGAGATCATTTCAATAAG GTTGGATGTAACCCGAATGAAGATGTGGCCATCTTTGCAGTTGATTCATTAAGGCAGCTATCAATGAAGTTTCTCGAGAAGGGAGAATTGGCCAACTTCCGTTTCCAGAAAGACTTTTTGAGGCCCTTTGAGCACATTATGAAGAAAAACAG atcTCCTACCATTCGTGACATGGTAATACGCTGTATTGCTCAGATGGTGAACTCACAGGCTGGTAACATTCGCTCAGGCTGGAAGAATATCTTTGCAGTATTTCACCAAGCGGCTTCAGACCATGATGGGAATATTGTGGAGTTGGCTTTCCAAACAACAGGACATATAGTTA CCAATATTTTTCAGCAGCATTTTCCAGCAGCAATAGATTCATTCCAGGATGCTGTAAAATGTTTATCTGAATTTGCCTGTAATGCAGCATTTCCAGACACCAGTATGGAAGCAATCCGACTTATCCGTTATTGTGCTAAATATGTTTCAGAAAGACCACAG GTATTGCGAGAATATACAAGTGATGATATGAATGTTGCTCCTGGAGACAGGGTCTGGGTCCGAGGATGGTTCCCTATTTTATTTGAACTTTCCTGCATTATTAATCGATGCAAACTAGATGTTCGGACAAG AGGCCTAACTGTGATGTTTGAAATAATGAAGAGCTATGGCCATacctttgaaaaacactggtggCAAGATCTGTTTAGGATTGTGTTTCGGATATTTGACAATATGAAGCTTCCTGAACTACAAACGGAG AAATCTGAATGGATGACAACTACATGTAACCATGCACTTTATGCAATCTGTGATGTATTCACGCAGTTTTATGAAGCTTTAAATGAGATCCTTCTTCCTGACATATTTGCACAGTTACACTGGTGTGTAAAACAAG ATAATGAACAGCTGGCTCGATCAGGTACGAACTGTCTAGAAAACCTGGTGATACTAAATGGACAGAAATTCAGTCCTGAAGTCTGGGACCAAACATGTAATTGTATGCTAGAAATCTTCAAAACCACCATTCCTCATGC CTTGCTGACATGGAGGCCAGCAGGAATGGACGATGATTCATCTGAAAAGCATTTG GATGTGGACCTAGATCGTCAGTCTCTAAGCAGTATTGATAAAAATGCTTCGGAAAGGGGACAGAGTCAGTTTTCAAATCCCACAGATGACAGCTGGAAAGGTGGTCCTTATGCAA ACCAGAAACTGTTTGCTGGCCTCCTTATTAAATGTGTGGTACAGCTGGAATTGATACAGACCATTGACAACATAGTATTCTACCCAGCAACTAGCAAGAAGGAGGATGCCGAGCACATGGCTGCAGCCCAG AGAGACACCCTGGATGCAGATATCCACATTGAcacagaagagcaaggaatgtaTAAGTACATAACGTCACAACATCTTTTTAAGTTATTGGATTGTTTGCAAGAGTCTCATTCGTTTTCAAAAGCCTTTAACTCAAATTATGAGCAGCGAACTGTCCTATGGAGAGCTG GCTTCAAGGGTAAGTCAAAACCCAATCTTTTAAAACAAGAGACCAGCAGCTTGGCTTGTTGCTTGAGAATCCTCTTCCGAATGTACGTTGATGAAAGTCGCAGAGATTCCTGGGATGCTATACAACAGCGACTCCTAAA TGTGTGCAGTGAAGCACTGGCCTATTTTATAACCGTAAATTCAGAAAGCCACAGAGAGGCCTGGACCAATCTCCTATTGTTGCTTTTAACAAAAACACTTAAAATCAGTGATGAAAAG TTTAAAGCACATGCTTCAACTTATTACCCGTACCTCTGTGAAATCATGCAGTTTGACCTGATTCCTGAGCTCCGAGCTGTGTTACGGAAGTTCTTCCTGCGTATAGGTGTAGTGTTCAAAATCTGGATACCTCAGGAGCCGTTACGGACAACTGGGACCCGTTCGCCTTCATGGTAG
- the ARFGEF2 gene encoding brefeldin A-inhibited guanine nucleotide-exchange protein 2 isoform X1: MQPPAREQDTRTKSMFVSRALEKILAEKEAKRPPYSQLRRACQVALDEIKADLEKQRQGTVSPPKANFIEADKYFLPFELACQSKSPRIISTSLDCLQKLIAYGHITGNAPDSGAPGKRLIDRIVETVCNCFQGPQTDEGVQLQIIKALLTAVTSPYIEIHEGTILQTVRTCYNIYLASKNLINQTTAKATLTQMLNVIFTRMENQAIQDARELEKPNQLKSESPMIQDMAGSPKINLLRHGQQEGKPSTPEKTDLTNGEPERTENADQKPERDRTPSVSEETTDGGKEMVTAILEDVVVSAVKVAEEKYVAAETATAPSELEAVDLAPAGGINENVQTNGIPDDRQSVSSTDNLETDVPGYQSAAKFSHILQKDAFLVFRSLCKLSMKPLGDGPPDPKSHELRSKIVSLQLLLSVLQNAGGVFRTHEMFINAIKQYLCVALSKNGVSSVPDVFELSLAIFLTLLSNFKTHLKMQIEVFFKEIFLNILETSSSSFEHKWMVIQTLTRICADAQCVVDIYVNYDCDLNAANIFERLVNDLSKIAQGRSGHELGMTPLQELSLRKKGLECLVSILKCMVEWSKDLYVNPNHQASLGPDRPSDQEMGEGKCLETGRRRSSVSSLDSTVSSGIGSIGIQTAVPDDPEQFEVIKQQKEIIEHGIELFNKKSKRGIQYLQEQGMLGTTTEDIAQFLHQEERLCFTQVGEFLGESSRFNKEVMYAYVDQLDFCGKDFVSALRIFLEGFRLPGEAQKIDRLMEKFAARYIECNQRQTLFASADTAYVLAYSIIMLTTDLHSPQVKNKMTKEQYIKMNRGINDSKDLPEEYLSTIYEEIEGKKIAMKETKEYAITTKSTKPNVANEKQRRLLYNLEMEQMAKTAKALMEAVSHAKAPFTSATHLDHVRPMFKLVWTPLLAAYSVGLQNCDDTEVASLCLEGIRCAIRIACIFGMQLERDAYVQALARFSLLTASSSITEMKQKNIDTIKTLITVAHTDGNYLGNSWHEILKCISQLELAQLIGTGVKTRYLSGSGREREGSIKSYTSGGEEFMGLGLGNLVGGGVDKRHMASIQESVGETSSQSVVVAVDRIFTGSTRLDGNAIVDFVRWLCAVSMDELASPHHPRMFSLQKIVEISYYNMNRIRLQWSRIWQVIGDHFNKVGCNPNEDVAIFAVDSLRQLSMKFLEKGELANFRFQKDFLRPFEHIMKKNRSPTIRDMVIRCIAQMVNSQAGNIRSGWKNIFAVFHQAASDHDGNIVELAFQTTGHIVTNIFQQHFPAAIDSFQDAVKCLSEFACNAAFPDTSMEAIRLIRYCAKYVSERPQVLREYTSDDMNVAPGDRVWVRGWFPILFELSCIINRCKLDVRTRGLTVMFEIMKSYGHTFEKHWWQDLFRIVFRIFDNMKLPELQTEKSEWMTTTCNHALYAICDVFTQFYEALNEILLPDIFAQLHWCVKQDNEQLARSGTNCLENLVILNGQKFSPEVWDQTCNCMLEIFKTTIPHALLTWRPAGMDDDSSEKHLDVDLDRQSLSSIDKNASERGQSQFSNPTDDSWKGGPYANQKLFAGLLIKCVVQLELIQTIDNIVFYPATSKKEDAEHMAAAQRDTLDADIHIDTEEQGMYKYITSQHLFKLLDCLQESHSFSKAFNSNYEQRTVLWRAGFKGKSKPNLLKQETSSLACCLRILFRMYVDESRRDSWDAIQQRLLNVCSEALAYFITVNSESHREAWTNLLLLLLTKTLKISDEKFKAHASTYYPYLCEIMQFDLIPELRAVLRKFFLRIGVVFKIWIPQEPLRTTGTRSPSW, translated from the exons aTGAAATAAAAGCAGATCTAGAAAAACAAAG GCAAGGCACTGTCTCTCCACCAAAAGCAAACTTCATCGAAGCAGATAAGTATTTCCTTCCATTTGAGCTGGCCTGCCAATCAAAGTCCCCCCGCATCATCAGTACCTCACTAGACTGCTTGCAG AAACTCATTGCATATGGACATATCACTGGCAATGCTCCAGATAGTGGAGCTCCTGGAAAGCGCCTGATTGACCGGATAGTTGAGACCGTTTGCAATTGCTTTCAGGGTCCTCAAACAGATGAGGGAGTGCAGTTACAAATAATTAAG gctCTTCTTACTGCTGTGACATCTCCATATATAGAAATTCATGAAGGAACCATCCTTCAGACTGTTAGAACCTGTTATAACATCTATCTAGCCAGTAAAAATCTCATTAATCAGACTACTGCCAAGGCTACCCTCACTCAGATGCTGAATGTTATTTTCACCCGGATGGAGAATCAAGCT ATACAAGATGCCAGAGAATTAGAAAAACCAAATCAACTAAAATCTGAGTCTCCCATGATTCAGGATATGGCAGGATCTCCGAAGATTAATCTACTGCGTCACGGCCAACAGGAAGGAAAACCGTCAACCCCTGAAAAAACAGATTTAACAAATGGCGAGCCTGAGAGAACCGAAAATGCAGACCAAAAGCCAGAAAGAGATCGGACTCCTTCAGTCTCTG AGGAAACCACTGATGGAGGCAAGGAAATGGTTACAGCCATCCTGGAGGATGTGGTCGTATCCGCTGTTAAAG tggcTGAAGAAAAGTATGTTGCAGCTGAAACAGCTACTGCCCCATCTGAATTAGAAGCAGTGGATCTTGCCCCTGCTGGTGGTATTAATGAAAATGTACAAACGAATGGAATTCCAGATGACAGACAGTCTGTCTCCTCCACGGATAATCtg GAAACAGATGTACCTGGATATCAGTCAGCTGCCAAATTCTCCCATATCCTGCAGAAAGATGCCTTCCTTGTGTTCCGGTCACTGTGCAAGCTTTCGATGAAACCACTTGGTGATGGACCACCAGATCCCAA ATCCCATGAGTTGCGTTCTAAGATAGTGTCCCTCCAGCTGCTTCTCTCCGTATTGCAGAATGCTGGTGGAGTATTCAGGACACATGAAATGTTCATCAATGCAATCAAGCAATATCTTTGTGTAGCATTATCTAAAAACGGGGTCTCTTCTGTTCCTGATGTCTTTGAGCTATCTCTTGCCATCTTTCTCACACTGCTTTCAAACTTTAAGACccatttaaaaatgcagattGAG GTGTTTTTCAAAGAGATCTTCTTGAATATTTTGGAGACCTCCTCAAGTTCTTTTGAGCACAAATGGATGGTGATTCAGACCTTGACTAGAATTTGTGCAG aTGCTCAGTGTGTGGTGGATATTTATGTTAACTACGACTGTGATTTAAATGCTGCTAATATTTTTGAACGCCTTGTAAATGACTTGTCTAAAATCGCTCAGGGACGGAGTGGACATGAGTTGGGAATGACACCTCTGCAG GAGCTCAGCCTGCGGAAAAAAGGTCTTGAATGTTTGGTTTCTATTTTAAAGTGCATGGTCGAATGGAGCAAAGACCTGTATGTGAACCCTAACCATCAGGCCAGTCTTG GTCCAGATAGGCCTTCAGATCAGGAAATGGGTGAAGGTAAATGTTTGGAAACTGGAAGAAGACGGAGTAGTGTGAGTTCCTTGGATTCGACGGTGTCCTCAGGAATTGGAAGCATTGGCATCCAGACTGCTGTCCCTGATGATCCTGAGCAATTTGAGGTCATCAAGCAACAAAAAGAGATAATTGAACATGGGATAGAATT atttaacaaaaagtcaaaaagagGAATACAGTATCTTCAAGAACAGGGCATGCTTGGCACTACAACAGAAGACATTGCCCAGTTTCTGCACCAAGAAGAACGTCTGTGTTTT ACCCAAGTTGGAGAATTTCTGGGAGAGAGCAGTAGGTTTAACAAGGAGGTGATGTATGCCTACGTAGACCAGCTTGATTTCTGCGGGAAAGACTTTGTCTCTGCTCTACGTATATTTCTGGAAGGCTTTCGGTTGCCAGGCGAAGCCCAGAAGATTGATAGATTAATGGAGAAGTTTGCGGCTAGATACATCGAATGCAACCAAAG GCAAACCCTATTTGCTAGTGCTGACACTGCCTATGTTTTAGCATATTCTATTATAATGCTGACTACAGACTTGCACAGTCCCCAG GTAAAGAATAAAATGACAAAAGAGCAATATATTAAAATGAATCGAGGAATCAATGACAGTAAAGACCTGCCAGAAGAGTATCTGTCCACTATCTATGAAGaaatagaagggaaaaaaattgcaATGAAAGAGACAAAAGAATATGCAATTACAACTAAATCTACTAAGCCAA ATGTAGCCAATGAGAAGCAGCGGCGGTTATTGTACAACCTGGAGATGGAGCAAATGGCTAAAACAGCTAAAGCCCTCATGGAGGCAGTAAGCCATGCAAAGGCTCCTTTTACTAGTGCCACTCACCTGGATCACGTCAGACCCATGTTCAAA CTTGTATGGACTCCATTGTTGGCAGCTTACAGCGTTGGCCTTCAGAACTGCGATGACACTGAAGTTGCATCTCTGTGTTTGGAAGGAATTCGATGTGCAATCCGAATAGCCTGCATTTTTGGAATGCAG CTTGAACGAGATGCCTATGTGCAAGCCCTTGCTCGCTTCTCACTGTTGACTGCCAGCTCTAGCATCACagaaatgaaacagaaaaacaTAGACACCATTAAGACACTTATTACCGTGGCCCATACAGATGGCAACTATCTTGGGAATTCCTGGCATGAG ATCTTGAAATGCATCAGCCAGCTGGAACTAGCACAGCTTATAGGTACTGGGGTTAAAACTCGATACTTATCTGGCTCTGGGCGTGAAAGGGAAGGCAGCATTAAAAGCTATACATCTGGAGGAGAAGAATTCATGGGCCTGGGACTAG GTAACCTAGTTGGTGGTGGAGTTGATAAAAGGCATATGGCCAGCATTCAGGAGTCTGTGGGCGAGACCAGTTCGCAAAGTGTGGTGGTGGCAGTGGACAG AATATTTACAGGATCAACCCGGTTGGACGGAAATGCAATAG TTGATTTTGTCCGATGGCTGTGCGCCGTTTCCATGGACGAGCTGGCTTCCCCACACCATCCTCGCATGTTCAGCCTGCAGAAGATAGTAGAGATCTCGTATTACAATATGAATCGAATTAGACTGCAATGGTCAAGGATATGGCAAGTGATTGGAGATCATTTCAATAAG GTTGGATGTAACCCGAATGAAGATGTGGCCATCTTTGCAGTTGATTCATTAAGGCAGCTATCAATGAAGTTTCTCGAGAAGGGAGAATTGGCCAACTTCCGTTTCCAGAAAGACTTTTTGAGGCCCTTTGAGCACATTATGAAGAAAAACAG atcTCCTACCATTCGTGACATGGTAATACGCTGTATTGCTCAGATGGTGAACTCACAGGCTGGTAACATTCGCTCAGGCTGGAAGAATATCTTTGCAGTATTTCACCAAGCGGCTTCAGACCATGATGGGAATATTGTGGAGTTGGCTTTCCAAACAACAGGACATATAGTTA CCAATATTTTTCAGCAGCATTTTCCAGCAGCAATAGATTCATTCCAGGATGCTGTAAAATGTTTATCTGAATTTGCCTGTAATGCAGCATTTCCAGACACCAGTATGGAAGCAATCCGACTTATCCGTTATTGTGCTAAATATGTTTCAGAAAGACCACAG GTATTGCGAGAATATACAAGTGATGATATGAATGTTGCTCCTGGAGACAGGGTCTGGGTCCGAGGATGGTTCCCTATTTTATTTGAACTTTCCTGCATTATTAATCGATGCAAACTAGATGTTCGGACAAG AGGCCTAACTGTGATGTTTGAAATAATGAAGAGCTATGGCCATacctttgaaaaacactggtggCAAGATCTGTTTAGGATTGTGTTTCGGATATTTGACAATATGAAGCTTCCTGAACTACAAACGGAG AAATCTGAATGGATGACAACTACATGTAACCATGCACTTTATGCAATCTGTGATGTATTCACGCAGTTTTATGAAGCTTTAAATGAGATCCTTCTTCCTGACATATTTGCACAGTTACACTGGTGTGTAAAACAAG ATAATGAACAGCTGGCTCGATCAGGTACGAACTGTCTAGAAAACCTGGTGATACTAAATGGACAGAAATTCAGTCCTGAAGTCTGGGACCAAACATGTAATTGTATGCTAGAAATCTTCAAAACCACCATTCCTCATGC CTTGCTGACATGGAGGCCAGCAGGAATGGACGATGATTCATCTGAAAAGCATTTG GATGTGGACCTAGATCGTCAGTCTCTAAGCAGTATTGATAAAAATGCTTCGGAAAGGGGACAGAGTCAGTTTTCAAATCCCACAGATGACAGCTGGAAAGGTGGTCCTTATGCAA ACCAGAAACTGTTTGCTGGCCTCCTTATTAAATGTGTGGTACAGCTGGAATTGATACAGACCATTGACAACATAGTATTCTACCCAGCAACTAGCAAGAAGGAGGATGCCGAGCACATGGCTGCAGCCCAG AGAGACACCCTGGATGCAGATATCCACATTGAcacagaagagcaaggaatgtaTAAGTACATAACGTCACAACATCTTTTTAAGTTATTGGATTGTTTGCAAGAGTCTCATTCGTTTTCAAAAGCCTTTAACTCAAATTATGAGCAGCGAACTGTCCTATGGAGAGCTG GCTTCAAGGGTAAGTCAAAACCCAATCTTTTAAAACAAGAGACCAGCAGCTTGGCTTGTTGCTTGAGAATCCTCTTCCGAATGTACGTTGATGAAAGTCGCAGAGATTCCTGGGATGCTATACAACAGCGACTCCTAAA TGTGTGCAGTGAAGCACTGGCCTATTTTATAACCGTAAATTCAGAAAGCCACAGAGAGGCCTGGACCAATCTCCTATTGTTGCTTTTAACAAAAACACTTAAAATCAGTGATGAAAAG TTTAAAGCACATGCTTCAACTTATTACCCGTACCTCTGTGAAATCATGCAGTTTGACCTGATTCCTGAGCTCCGAGCTGTGTTACGGAAGTTCTTCCTGCGTATAGGTGTAGTGTTCAAAATCTGGATACCTCAGGAGCCGTTACGGACAACTGGGACCCGTTCGCCTTCATGGTAG